Sequence from the Phormidium ambiguum IAM M-71 genome:
AGAAGGCAGAAGGCAGAAGGCAGAAGGCAGAAGGCAGAAGGCAGAAGGCAGAAGGTAAAAATTCCTCTTTCCCCTTTTTCCCTTTTTCCCTTTTTCCCTTTTCCCCTTTTGCCCCCCTGCCCCCCATCTCCCCATCTCCCTAAGAAGCTTCAGAAATTTCCATCTTGTAACCCACACCATGCACCGTTTTTATATACTTCGGTTGACTAGAGTTAGCTTCAATTTTTTTCCGAATTTGACCAATATGAACATCCACAACTCGATCCTCAGCACCTTCCATACCATGATGTTCGTATCCCCACACTTCTCGCATTAATTCCTTACGTCGCCACACACGATTCGGATGAGTAGCCAAAAAATGCAACAAATCGAATTCTAGGGGAGTTAAAGTAACCAGTTGATCGTTTAAAGTAACCTCCCGACTGGTCGGATCGATCACCAAATTTTCCAACACCAAAGCTTGAGATCTAGCAGGAGTATAAACACTAGGCTCTGATCGGCGTAATAAAGCCTCTACCTGTTTTTCCAGAACCTCAACATAAAAGGGTTTAGTCATATAAGCATCAGCCCATTCCAGACCAGCAATTTGGGATTTAACATCCGTCAAACTGGTTAATAGCATCACTATGACACCCTTGCGGCTTTTCATTTGTTCGCAGAGCTTGAAACCAATAGTATCTGGCAAAATCACATCCAGAATTACTAAATCAGGTTGAAATTGATCGAACACTGCCAAAGCAGTTGTACCGTCTATGACAGACTCAATTTGATAGTTTTGTTTACTTTTTTTTAAGAACCGATGAATTAAGTTTCTGGTTCCCGGATCGTCTTCAACAATAAGTATTTTTTTGGAAACTACATCTTTCATGGTCATAGATTAAAATCTCAAGCAGCACGAGCGACATTACCGACATTTTTAATGAAGGGGCTGGTGCTAAGCCAGCCAGAACCCGAAAAACATTACTGCTGAGATTTGTTATTTGCCTCAGTCGTTTCGGGAACCTCAAACTTGTAGCCCACACCCCGAACCGTCTGAATCATCACTGGTTGATTCGAGTCTACTTCTAGTTTTCTCCGAATTTGACCAATATGAACATCAACTACACGCTGATCTCCCACGTATTCATAATCCCATACAGCTTGTATTAGTTCCGATCGTCGCCAAACTCGACCAGGATGACTTGCTAAAAAATGTAACAAATCAAATTCCAAAGCTGTCAAAGGCACACTGGAATTGTTAAGTGTTACTTCCCGACGGATCGGATCGATCATCAACTGATCCAACACAATACGTTGCTGTTCTCCAGTCGTTACCGCCCGCTGGCGTTTCAATATAGCTGCGACCCTAACTCCCAACTCTTTTAAGCTAAAAGGTTTAGTTATGTAATCGTCAGCACCTTTGGAAAATCCGGTAATTTTATCGGCTTCATCTCCCCTGCTGGTGAGCATTAGCACAAATACACCAGTCCGACTTTGCATTTCTTGACACAAGTTGTAACCATTTGCGTCAGGTAAGTTTACGTCTAAAATCACCAAATCTGGATTAAATTGCTCAAATAAAGTCATTGCTGTCTTACCATCAGCCGCAGACTCCATTTGGTACTGTTTACTCAAAAAACGTTGTATTAGGTTCCTGACCGCAGGATCGTCATCAACTACAAGGATTTTGGGGAGAGCCATAGCCACCACTTTACACTGAGAATTAAATACTTGAGATACGAACCGAAGAAGCTGAATACTAATTTAGGAGAAGTAATTAAAGCAACTTGGTTGAATATTGATTTCCAATATTAATTGTGTAAGAGCATTTTAGATGATTAGAGGGTTTCATAGTAGTCCGCTATTATTCTTCCCCCTCAAGCACCACACTAAACCATAGATTAAAATGTTTTCCCATTTCGGTTAACAGGCTAGACTAGTCAACAACTAAATGCTAGCCGCAATCAGCAGTATGAGGGGAGAATGTAAGTGATCGTAAAACCGCAAGCAGCTTGGGGTCGAGCCAAAGCTGTGGGCCAATGGGATGTCTAGGAGGTTAGGAGGAAATGAATTTAGAAAATCCTTACGAGCAACTTGGAATTCCAGAGAATGCTACTTTCGATGAAATTCAAACGGCTCGTAATCGTTTAACGCAAGAGTTTAGTAATGACCCAAAAAAACAAGAAGCTATAGAGACAGCTTATGATGCCATCTTAATGGAGCGGTTACGGATGCGTCAGGAAGGCAGAATTCGCGTTCCTGAAGGGATTAGGTTTGCTGAGCAACGCTTTTCTCAGACTCCTCCTAGTTCACCGCCAATCTCTGTTAAGCAGCCTCCTGCATGGCTGCAAAATTTTCTGGATACTCCCAGTCGAGCAGATGTTCTGTGGACAACGGGTACTTTCCTGGTTTTGGCTGGTTTGGCTGGTTTGAGCGTTAACTATGCCTCTTTTGCTTTGGCTTTAGGGGTAGTTGCCAGTCTTTATTTTCTCACACGCAAGGAACGTAAGTTGGGACGGTCTGTACTGCTTTCTTTGGCAGGGTTGACTTTTGGTTTGGTTATTGGGGGGGTGTTGGCTAGTTTACTAAAATCTCAAATTAATTCTTTGCCTTTGCTAAGCGGAGAAATTTTAGCTGCCTGGATTTCTTTTGTGATTCTTTGGTTAGTAAGTACTTTTCTCCGTTAAGGCTGTGTTCTTTTGCTGGGGGGAGATTTTAGTAGGGTGCTAGGAAGCGGGTTGATCTGGATATTCTGTTGGTGGTGTTTTATTTATGGAAAAACCTGCCCCTATAAACTCAAGAATCTCCCCCCTTCTTTATGATTTCAGGACTTACTACGCAGAGACTCTAGATGTTGGGGCATTGGGGCAACCATAAGGGGATTGCCCCTACAAGTGGTGCTTATTCTCATAATTTGCGTAAGTCCTGTGATTTTTTATTTTTACGGTTTATTAAGCTGTTCCGCATTTAAATTTAGATAGTTTGGAAACAGAAGAAAATTGGTCTAATCCTCTCCCCTGCCCCCTGCGGTCTCAATAAATAATTTAAATGCGTGATAGCTTATCCGGCTTTTTTCCAAGATTGGTGGAGCAAGAAGTTTACTGCTTCACTTAAATTGTTCACAATTAGGTCGGGTTGGAAGGCTTCTAGGGAGTTGCGATCGCGTATTCCAGACAAAACCCCTATCACCTTAATTCCATGCGTTTTAGCCGCTATGATGTCGGCTTCTGTGTCTCCTACCATCCAACTATCAGTGGCAAGTGGTAGTTCCGCTAATGCTTCTCCCATTAATATCGGTTTGTCTTCTACATCACGGGTTTTTTTGTACTCGTTACTGAGGCAATAGCAGCGATTTTCAGGGAAAAATTTACCTAAGTCAAAGCTTTCAAAGGCATAGTCTAATTCTTTGACTCGCCTCATGGTTAATACTACTAAATCTATCCCTGCTTTCTGCACTGTCTCTAAGGCTGTTAGCGCTCCAGG
This genomic interval carries:
- a CDS encoding CPP1-like family protein — its product is MNLENPYEQLGIPENATFDEIQTARNRLTQEFSNDPKKQEAIETAYDAILMERLRMRQEGRIRVPEGIRFAEQRFSQTPPSSPPISVKQPPAWLQNFLDTPSRADVLWTTGTFLVLAGLAGLSVNYASFALALGVVASLYFLTRKERKLGRSVLLSLAGLTFGLVIGGVLASLLKSQINSLPLLSGEILAAWISFVILWLVSTFLR
- a CDS encoding HAD family hydrolase; translation: MLRLITDFDGPIVDISDRYYRVYELCLEKTRSQEQKVHRLSKAEFWDLKRARVPEKQIGIISGLTESQAEEFAHLRKITAHTQPYFQHDKLVPGALTALETVQKAGIDLVVLTMRRVKELDYAFESFDLGKFFPENRCYCLSNEYKKTRDVEDKPILMGEALAELPLATDSWMVGDTEADIIAAKTHGIKVIGVLSGIRDRNSLEAFQPDLIVNNLSEAVNFLLHQSWKKAG
- a CDS encoding response regulator transcription factor; this encodes MTMKDVVSKKILIVEDDPGTRNLIHRFLKKSKQNYQIESVIDGTTALAVFDQFQPDLVILDVILPDTIGFKLCEQMKSRKGVIVMLLTSLTDVKSQIAGLEWADAYMTKPFYVEVLEKQVEALLRRSEPSVYTPARSQALVLENLVIDPTSREVTLNDQLVTLTPLEFDLLHFLATHPNRVWRRKELMREVWGYEHHGMEGAEDRVVDVHIGQIRKKIEANSSQPKYIKTVHGVGYKMEISEAS
- a CDS encoding response regulator transcription factor, which gives rise to MALPKILVVDDDPAVRNLIQRFLSKQYQMESAADGKTAMTLFEQFNPDLVILDVNLPDANGYNLCQEMQSRTGVFVLMLTSRGDEADKITGFSKGADDYITKPFSLKELGVRVAAILKRQRAVTTGEQQRIVLDQLMIDPIRREVTLNNSSVPLTALEFDLLHFLASHPGRVWRRSELIQAVWDYEYVGDQRVVDVHIGQIRRKLEVDSNQPVMIQTVRGVGYKFEVPETTEANNKSQQ